A region of Ochrobactrum quorumnocens DNA encodes the following proteins:
- a CDS encoding PAS-domain containing protein encodes MAASLLGGAAGGGDKGNMPVVGSSGSLRSKSAFSAGRHLKGSLSFGFSPLKRVILKAKVSFAALVAAAPAFAQSTENSTRIDLPFGGSVGAFDVIQFSIFLGAMGAALLSAGWLIRDRSKIANENNELRSRLSDMGLAAQRNDALLNLKDQRIVVWDAHGARADVVGQLPFDCGAPQDRSHFLAFGRWLRPQSVTELERAVSALREQAHAFDLTVETVNGTLLDVYGRTSGSFAVVRFLSLQGVQAERAALQSQNRELSEKLALLRHLLDRIEQPVWVRGSDGRIEWVNGAYARAVDAADGTQASSEGRELFGAQARQRLERDRFAEPDMREQMPAVVRGDRRIYDVTDVSAEAGSAGLGFDLSEVEQVREELSRTLKSHAETLDQLSTAVAIFDPDMKLQFFNQAFVSLWSLDTAWLETHPSNTLLFDRLRSEGKLPEQPEWRKWKDSLLSAYRSVEPEEHMWHLPDTRIMRVVANPHPQGGVTWFFENMTEKFELEGRYNTLIKVQGETLDHLAEAVAVFGSDGRLRLSNPSFADLWSLPAAITVEGTHISTISKLCGQRGGDGLWEDFVSSVAGFLDERNGRMGQVELNDGIILSYAVVPLPKGQTMLTFIDVTDTVRVERALKEKNEALSLADQIKNDFVQHVSYELRSPLTNIIGFTELLQTPTFGSLNERQLEYLDHIGTSSAVLLTIVNDILDLATVDAGIMQLDIDDVSVTDEISAAAKRVSERLQEHDIGLDIDIADDVETFRADANRVRQVLFNLLSNASNYAPEGSTVALQVARDGTDIVFAVHDDGPGMPSDVLDTVFKRFQAYQNGGRKRGVGLGLSIVKSFVELHGGRVEIETGADIGTTVICRFPSEARSFRVAAE; translated from the coding sequence ATGGCAGCCTCGCTTTTGGGCGGTGCTGCCGGTGGCGGAGACAAGGGAAATATGCCAGTGGTCGGCTCATCGGGGAGCTTGCGGAGCAAATCCGCATTCAGCGCAGGCAGACACCTGAAAGGTTCGCTTTCGTTCGGCTTCAGCCCTCTTAAACGGGTCATCCTCAAAGCAAAAGTTTCCTTTGCCGCACTGGTTGCGGCGGCTCCGGCATTTGCACAAAGCACGGAAAACTCCACACGCATAGATCTGCCATTTGGTGGCAGCGTTGGTGCTTTCGATGTCATCCAGTTTTCGATTTTTCTGGGCGCCATGGGGGCTGCCCTTTTGTCGGCTGGCTGGCTGATCCGCGATCGTTCCAAGATCGCCAATGAAAACAACGAATTGCGTTCGCGCCTGTCCGATATGGGGCTGGCGGCACAGCGCAATGACGCACTGCTTAACCTCAAAGATCAGCGGATCGTTGTCTGGGATGCCCACGGCGCACGCGCTGATGTCGTCGGACAATTGCCGTTTGATTGCGGTGCACCGCAGGACCGTTCGCATTTTCTGGCCTTTGGTCGCTGGCTGCGCCCGCAATCCGTAACCGAGCTTGAACGCGCGGTTTCGGCTTTGCGCGAGCAGGCTCATGCTTTTGATCTCACAGTTGAAACCGTCAACGGCACGCTTCTGGACGTTTATGGGCGCACGTCGGGCAGTTTCGCCGTCGTGCGCTTCCTGAGCCTCCAGGGTGTACAGGCGGAGCGCGCAGCACTACAGTCGCAGAACCGAGAACTCTCTGAAAAGCTTGCACTATTACGCCATCTGCTTGACCGGATCGAACAGCCCGTCTGGGTGCGTGGGTCTGATGGGCGCATCGAATGGGTCAATGGTGCCTACGCGCGCGCCGTGGATGCCGCTGACGGCACGCAGGCAAGCTCGGAAGGCCGGGAGCTGTTTGGCGCACAGGCCCGTCAGCGTCTGGAGCGCGACCGCTTTGCCGAGCCGGATATGCGTGAGCAAATGCCTGCCGTGGTCCGCGGCGACCGCCGTATCTATGATGTCACCGATGTGAGTGCTGAGGCAGGCTCTGCTGGCCTCGGATTTGATTTAAGTGAAGTGGAACAGGTGCGCGAAGAACTGAGCCGCACCTTGAAGAGTCACGCCGAGACGCTTGACCAGCTTTCGACCGCTGTGGCTATTTTCGATCCGGATATGAAGCTTCAATTCTTCAATCAGGCTTTCGTTTCGCTCTGGTCGCTGGATACCGCATGGCTCGAAACACATCCGAGCAATACGCTGCTTTTTGATCGCCTGCGCTCTGAAGGCAAGCTGCCGGAGCAGCCGGAATGGCGCAAGTGGAAGGATTCTCTGCTTTCCGCCTACCGTTCGGTCGAGCCGGAAGAACATATGTGGCATTTGCCGGACACGCGTATCATGCGCGTTGTCGCCAATCCGCACCCGCAAGGCGGCGTGACCTGGTTCTTCGAGAACATGACCGAAAAGTTCGAGCTTGAAGGTCGCTACAACACGCTTATCAAGGTTCAGGGCGAAACGCTCGACCATCTGGCGGAAGCGGTTGCGGTGTTTGGCTCCGACGGCCGGTTGCGCCTTTCCAATCCATCTTTTGCCGATCTCTGGTCGCTGCCTGCAGCCATTACTGTTGAAGGCACGCACATTTCCACAATCTCCAAGCTTTGCGGCCAGCGTGGCGGCGATGGCCTTTGGGAGGATTTTGTCTCTTCGGTGGCTGGCTTCCTCGACGAGCGCAACGGACGCATGGGGCAGGTGGAGCTTAATGACGGCATTATCCTTTCATATGCCGTCGTACCGTTGCCCAAGGGGCAGACCATGCTCACCTTCATTGATGTAACCGATACGGTGCGTGTTGAACGAGCTTTGAAGGAAAAGAACGAAGCGCTTTCGCTGGCCGATCAGATCAAGAACGATTTTGTGCAGCATGTTTCCTATGAGTTGCGCTCGCCGTTGACCAATATCATCGGCTTTACCGAACTGCTGCAAACGCCGACCTTCGGTTCACTCAACGAACGTCAACTTGAATATCTCGATCATATTGGCACGTCGTCGGCAGTCCTTCTGACCATCGTCAACGACATCCTCGATCTTGCGACGGTCGATGCTGGTATTATGCAACTCGATATTGATGATGTGTCGGTGACTGATGAAATTTCCGCTGCTGCAAAGCGCGTCAGCGAGCGTCTGCAAGAGCATGATATCGGGCTCGATATCGATATTGCCGATGATGTCGAAACTTTCAGGGCCGATGCCAACCGCGTAAGGCAGGTTCTGTTCAATCTCCTTTCCAATGCGTCCAATTATGCACCGGAAGGCTCGACGGTCGCGCTTCAAGTGGCGCGCGATGGCACGGATATTGTCTTTGCCGTGCATGATGACGGCCCGGGCATGCCAAGCGATGTGCTCGATACGGTTTTCAAGCGTTTTCAGGCCTATCAGAATGGCGGACGCAAACGCGGCGTAGGTTTGGGACTTTCCATCGTAAAAAGCTTTGTCGAGCTGCATGGTGGCAGGGTCGAGATTGAAACAGGTGCGGACATTGGAACCACGGTTATTTGTCGCTTCCCATCGGAGGCGCGCAGCTTCCGTGTTGCCGCCGAATAA
- the tsaE gene encoding tRNA (adenosine(37)-N6)-threonylcarbamoyltransferase complex ATPase subunit type 1 TsaE, with protein sequence MSTPISSPINTLEFFLPDEAATQRFGEDFALALMKGDLVTLSGDLGAGKSSLARAIIRAIADDEDFEVPSPTFTLVQSYEALRIPVAHADLYRISHGEELDELGLVEFLEDGVVLSEWPEQAEGFLPEPAFAVQLTHEGVGRRIAIAGFEAAIARLERSLEIRSFLETNNRKGAKRRYLQGDASPRKYEIVTSAYGVEVLMNAPAMPYDPPLRNGKSYRQFAHIAENIQAFVAIDGLLAAHGLRVPEMRAMDIDAGFLILEDLGTEGIRMPSGEPVAERYEAAGRFLAHLHGVQWPDHAPVPGHLDHIIASFDRDAMIMEVSLVGQWYAPRIMGRKLTDTEIAAYEAAWDVVLNDIAECEKSLLLRDYHSPNLFWFEDAEGADKIGTIDFQDAMIGPAAYDVASLALDARVTITPNLEKAVVDAYCDERHKLGHVFDEENFRKAYAAMGAQRNAKLLGLFVRLDERDGKPHYLAHLPRIHDYLSRVLQHPVMTPVARWFDDLALLEKQ encoded by the coding sequence ATGAGCACCCCAATCAGTAGCCCGATCAATACTCTTGAGTTTTTCCTGCCAGATGAGGCCGCCACGCAACGCTTTGGTGAGGACTTCGCCCTTGCGCTCATGAAAGGTGATCTCGTCACCTTGTCCGGCGATCTTGGCGCAGGCAAATCCTCGCTTGCCCGCGCGATTATCCGCGCGATAGCCGACGATGAGGATTTTGAAGTTCCAAGCCCGACTTTCACACTGGTCCAAAGCTACGAGGCTTTGCGTATCCCCGTCGCGCATGCAGATCTCTATCGGATTTCGCATGGCGAGGAATTGGACGAACTGGGACTCGTCGAATTTCTCGAAGATGGCGTGGTGCTGTCTGAATGGCCTGAACAGGCTGAAGGTTTTCTGCCAGAACCAGCTTTTGCTGTTCAGCTTACTCATGAAGGGGTAGGGCGGCGCATTGCGATTGCGGGTTTCGAAGCTGCGATTGCACGCCTTGAGCGGTCGCTTGAAATCCGTAGTTTTCTTGAAACGAACAATCGCAAAGGGGCCAAGCGGCGCTACTTGCAGGGCGATGCATCTCCACGCAAATATGAGATCGTCACAAGCGCCTATGGTGTTGAAGTTCTGATGAATGCGCCTGCGATGCCGTATGATCCGCCGCTGCGCAATGGAAAATCCTATCGCCAGTTTGCGCATATTGCTGAGAATATACAGGCTTTCGTGGCGATTGACGGTCTGCTTGCTGCACATGGTTTGCGGGTGCCCGAGATGCGCGCAATGGATATAGATGCGGGGTTTCTGATCCTTGAAGATCTGGGAACAGAAGGCATCCGCATGCCCTCGGGTGAACCTGTCGCCGAACGCTATGAGGCAGCAGGACGGTTTCTGGCGCATCTCCACGGTGTTCAATGGCCAGATCACGCGCCGGTTCCAGGCCATCTTGATCATATCATCGCGAGCTTTGACCGCGACGCGATGATCATGGAAGTGAGTCTCGTGGGGCAATGGTATGCGCCACGCATCATGGGTCGCAAGCTCACCGACACCGAAATCGCAGCCTATGAGGCGGCGTGGGACGTAGTTCTGAACGACATCGCTGAGTGTGAGAAAAGCCTGCTTCTGCGCGATTATCACTCACCAAACCTGTTCTGGTTTGAAGATGCCGAAGGTGCCGACAAAATCGGCACTATCGATTTTCAGGATGCGATGATCGGGCCTGCTGCTTATGACGTGGCTTCTCTGGCGCTCGATGCCCGTGTGACGATCACGCCAAATCTCGAAAAAGCAGTGGTGGACGCCTATTGCGACGAGCGCCACAAGCTCGGTCATGTGTTCGACGAAGAGAATTTCCGCAAGGCATATGCAGCGATGGGCGCACAGCGCAATGCAAAGCTGTTAGGCCTGTTCGTGAGGCTTGATGAGCGGGATGGTAAGCCGCATTATCTCGCCCATTTGCCCCGCATTCACGACTATCTTAGCCGCGTGTTACAGCATCCGGTGATGACGCCCGTCGCTCGCTGGTTTGATGATCTCGCTTTGCTGGAGAAACAATGA
- a CDS encoding nucleotidyltransferase family protein, translated as MTVPDTAVMLAAGLGKRMRPITETMPKPLVKVAGKPLIDWGLDALANADVEKTIVNVHYLADQLISYLNDRISPEIVISDERALLLDSAGGIINVLPELKNQPFYVLNADTFWVGDEAKPNISALRDAWDGASMDILLMTAKLDQATGFEGKGDFVADDEGRLRRLRDVAGDPVIYAGAAIIHPRIFADSEPGVSSLNRYFDAAIASGRLYGMPMRGHWLTVGTPEAIGEAEAVLSAL; from the coding sequence ATGACAGTTCCTGATACAGCGGTTATGCTCGCGGCAGGCCTTGGAAAGCGCATGCGTCCCATCACCGAAACCATGCCCAAGCCGCTGGTTAAGGTTGCGGGTAAGCCGCTCATTGATTGGGGTCTTGACGCGCTGGCAAATGCTGATGTCGAAAAGACAATCGTCAATGTTCATTACTTAGCCGACCAACTCATATCCTATCTTAATGATCGTATCTCACCTGAAATCGTGATTTCGGATGAGCGGGCGCTGTTACTCGATTCCGCTGGTGGTATCATCAATGTGCTGCCTGAACTCAAGAACCAGCCTTTCTACGTACTCAATGCAGATACGTTTTGGGTTGGTGATGAAGCGAAGCCGAATATCTCAGCGCTTCGTGATGCATGGGACGGCGCCTCCATGGACATCCTTTTGATGACCGCAAAGCTTGATCAGGCGACGGGATTCGAAGGCAAGGGTGACTTTGTTGCAGATGATGAGGGGCGCTTGCGCCGCCTGCGTGATGTTGCGGGGGATCCGGTCATCTATGCAGGTGCCGCAATCATTCATCCGCGGATTTTTGCAGATAGCGAACCGGGTGTTTCATCGCTCAATCGCTATTTCGATGCGGCGATTGCATCAGGTCGATTGTATGGTATGCCAATGCGTGGGCATTGGCTGACAGTGGGAACGCCAGAAGCAATTGGCGAGGCGGAGGCCGTACTATCGGCGCTCTAA
- the addB gene encoding double-strand break repair protein AddB: MRTPKLFSIPSGTPFLPAFAKALLEGRLVEGFPGNAADPLALANATIYVPTRRAARALRSILVDMISAEAFSTKVGTGFASENAWEKKSAILPTIRPLGDVDEDAAFFNASTSGIFDLNPPIGKAERLLLLARLIRPWRESLPAHVRALFGVEDVSVPATTSDAIWLARDLAGLMDQVETDNAKWSELASIAPDDLADWWQVTLGFLDIVTKIWPDILEERKLSNPAAHRNELIWGEVRRLRDHPPLGPVIAAGSTGSIPATAELVSVIANLPNGAVVLPGLDRDLDEGAWNLLGASDDNPSTFGHPQYGLHKLLQAIGILREDVEHIENMPTKKRVLERVVSQALRPAETTDAWSELSRDPDMQPEELRKTAHKIDLIETANEREEALAVALALRDAISDENKTAALVTADRNLARRVVGELARFGIDADDSGGRHLRDIETATLMRLMVETVFNPGDPVALLALVKHPMLRLGSKRIERRLAAETLELVAFRGGTGRASIIDLPAFFDQRMEESANQPWQPAWHSTVTQDMIDAARALCVSLSEAVAPLAPYAVINRRTEIGEITCATVEALENLARDESGSVTRYYSGEHGEKLASFLRQLVSSEAELDFEAIEWPAILEALMSGETVKPHPGGHPRVFIWGALEARLQTMDTLVIGGLNEGTWPAKTRNDPFMSRPMKAMIALDPPERRTGLAAHDFQMALGMDHVVLSRSQRSDNAPTIPSRWLQRLETVLGADVTKDMRARGARFIHWAREIDQAPDVPFVKRPEPAPPVSARPKHFSVTEIETLRRDPYAIFAKKILKLRPLEPLIRDPAAAERGTLFHDILGHFTEEGIDPLAPDAAQQLEEFGRHFFADMDLPVEIEAVWWPRFTALIPQFLEWERERAYNVQTRFAEISSDKREVESLGITLSGRADRIDLMRDGTAEVIDYKTGSTPSPKQAHVLLSPQLALEAALLVRGAFRELGSVRASDLTYVRLRAGGEVKPESILKIGRPPSEKTAPALGEEAWQRLAQLLTEYQNPAKGYLSRALPFKETELSGDYDHLARVLEWSAGGDAGGDGGE; this comes from the coding sequence ATGAGAACGCCAAAACTGTTTTCCATTCCTTCCGGTACACCCTTTTTGCCAGCCTTTGCAAAAGCGCTTTTGGAAGGTCGTTTGGTTGAAGGTTTTCCGGGCAATGCGGCTGATCCGCTGGCGCTCGCGAATGCCACCATCTATGTGCCGACACGGCGCGCGGCGCGCGCACTTCGCTCCATTCTGGTCGATATGATCTCGGCAGAAGCATTTTCAACAAAAGTGGGAACCGGTTTCGCGTCCGAAAATGCGTGGGAAAAAAAGAGTGCGATCCTGCCTACGATACGACCGCTGGGTGACGTGGACGAGGATGCAGCTTTTTTCAATGCCAGCACGTCGGGAATTTTCGATCTCAATCCGCCGATCGGCAAGGCCGAGCGCCTGTTATTGCTGGCGCGGCTTATTCGTCCGTGGCGGGAGTCCCTGCCTGCGCATGTGCGCGCACTGTTTGGTGTCGAGGATGTGTCGGTTCCAGCCACGACCTCAGATGCAATCTGGCTTGCTCGCGATCTCGCCGGTCTGATGGATCAGGTCGAAACCGACAATGCCAAATGGAGTGAGCTTGCGAGCATCGCCCCAGATGATCTGGCCGATTGGTGGCAAGTCACGCTTGGCTTTCTCGATATTGTTACGAAAATCTGGCCGGATATTCTTGAAGAACGCAAGCTTTCCAATCCGGCTGCACACCGCAACGAACTGATCTGGGGCGAGGTGCGGCGGCTGCGCGATCATCCGCCTTTGGGCCCCGTGATTGCTGCCGGTTCTACAGGCTCTATTCCTGCGACCGCAGAGCTGGTTTCTGTGATCGCCAATCTACCCAATGGTGCAGTTGTGCTGCCCGGTTTGGACCGCGATCTCGATGAAGGTGCGTGGAACCTGCTGGGGGCTTCGGATGATAACCCCTCCACATTCGGGCATCCGCAATACGGTCTTCATAAGCTGTTGCAGGCCATTGGCATTCTGCGCGAGGATGTCGAGCATATCGAGAATATGCCGACGAAGAAGCGCGTGCTGGAGCGCGTGGTGAGCCAGGCGCTGCGTCCGGCTGAGACCACCGACGCGTGGAGCGAGCTCAGTCGCGACCCGGATATGCAACCCGAAGAACTTCGAAAGACCGCACACAAGATTGATCTGATCGAAACCGCCAATGAGCGCGAGGAAGCGCTGGCAGTAGCACTCGCGCTGCGTGATGCCATCAGCGATGAAAACAAGACTGCGGCACTGGTAACGGCGGATCGTAATCTGGCGCGTCGCGTGGTCGGCGAGCTTGCCCGTTTTGGTATCGATGCCGATGATTCCGGTGGTCGTCATTTGCGCGATATCGAGACTGCAACGCTGATGCGTCTGATGGTCGAAACGGTGTTTAATCCCGGTGATCCGGTAGCGTTGTTGGCGCTCGTCAAGCATCCGATGTTGCGGCTTGGCAGCAAGCGTATTGAACGGAGACTGGCTGCGGAAACGCTTGAGCTGGTGGCTTTCCGTGGTGGTACGGGACGCGCATCGATCATTGATCTGCCTGCATTTTTCGACCAACGCATGGAAGAAAGCGCAAACCAGCCCTGGCAACCTGCATGGCATTCAACTGTCACGCAGGACATGATCGATGCCGCACGCGCGCTTTGTGTGAGCCTGTCTGAAGCGGTCGCACCGCTGGCACCCTATGCAGTCATTAACCGGCGAACGGAAATAGGCGAAATCACCTGCGCAACTGTTGAGGCGCTCGAAAATCTGGCGCGCGATGAAAGCGGCAGTGTCACGCGCTATTATTCTGGTGAACATGGAGAGAAGCTGGCTTCCTTCCTGCGTCAGCTTGTATCGAGCGAAGCGGAACTGGATTTTGAAGCTATTGAATGGCCCGCCATTCTCGAAGCCTTGATGTCGGGTGAAACCGTCAAGCCGCATCCGGGTGGTCATCCGCGCGTCTTCATCTGGGGTGCGCTGGAAGCGCGTTTGCAGACGATGGATACGCTTGTGATCGGTGGTCTCAACGAAGGCACATGGCCCGCCAAGACACGCAATGATCCGTTCATGTCGCGCCCGATGAAGGCGATGATCGCACTCGATCCACCGGAGCGGCGCACTGGTCTTGCAGCGCACGATTTTCAGATGGCGCTCGGCATGGATCATGTCGTGTTGTCGCGCTCGCAGCGTTCGGATAACGCGCCGACCATTCCGTCGCGCTGGTTACAGCGGCTTGAAACTGTGCTTGGTGCCGATGTGACCAAGGATATGCGTGCTCGTGGTGCGCGTTTCATCCATTGGGCGCGCGAAATTGATCAGGCACCCGATGTACCCTTCGTCAAACGGCCAGAACCGGCACCGCCTGTGAGCGCACGGCCCAAGCATTTCTCGGTTACAGAAATCGAAACCCTGCGCCGCGATCCCTATGCGATCTTTGCAAAGAAAATTCTCAAACTGCGCCCGCTGGAACCGCTCATCCGCGATCCGGCAGCAGCAGAACGTGGGACACTTTTTCACGATATTCTGGGACATTTTACAGAAGAAGGCATCGATCCGCTTGCGCCTGATGCAGCCCAGCAACTGGAAGAGTTCGGCCGGCACTTCTTTGCCGACATGGACCTGCCTGTGGAGATCGAAGCGGTCTGGTGGCCCCGTTTTACCGCACTTATTCCGCAATTCCTCGAATGGGAGCGGGAACGCGCTTATAATGTTCAGACCCGATTTGCCGAAATTTCATCGGATAAGCGCGAGGTTGAAAGCCTTGGCATTACCTTGTCGGGCCGTGCCGACCGTATTGATCTGATGCGCGACGGAACTGCGGAAGTGATCGATTACAAGACCGGCTCCACACCATCGCCCAAGCAGGCGCATGTGCTGTTGTCGCCACAGTTGGCGCTGGAAGCAGCTCTTCTCGTGCGCGGTGCGTTCCGCGAACTGGGTTCTGTTCGAGCTTCTGATCTGACCTATGTGCGATTGCGGGCAGGTGGTGAGGTGAAGCCGGAATCGATTTTGAAAATCGGTCGGCCACCATCTGAAAAGACCGCCCCAGCCCTTGGCGAAGAGGCATGGCAGCGACTGGCGCAGTTGCTTACTGAATATCAGAATCCGGCTAAGGGTTATCTTTCCCGTGCGCTGCCGTTCAAAGAAACCGAGCTTTCGGGCGATTATGATCATCTGGCACGCGTGCTGGAATGGTCCGCTGGTGGTGATGCGGGCGGGGACGGCGGCGAATGA